A single window of Streptomyces sp. NBC_00464 DNA harbors:
- a CDS encoding CYTH and CHAD domain-containing protein — protein sequence MADSKREIERKYEATDATRLPDLSRVAGVAAVEHHGVSELDAVYYDTEDLRLAADSLTLRRRTGGADAGWHLKFPVASGIRDEIRAPLSDTLPPDLAGLVRSRVRDTALVPVVRLRSARDVHLLNGPDGEPLAELSVDAVRAERLHGGSRSTAWTEIEVELADDGDPALLDVVERRLRKAGIRPSAAPSKLSRALAETSPKRKRQREHAAPPHTAGDHVLAYVRHQITAIVALDPAVRRGLPDSVHRMRVATRRLRSALRTYRKVLDRTVTDPVGEELKWLAAELGVDRDQEVLDARLRTRLDGLPRTLVLGPVRARLRIWSTARRSGSRRRTVAVLDGARYLTLLHTLDALLADPPLLPASADPPGKALARAAHKDHKRLATRLAHALEHPPGPDRDAALHDARKAAKRARYAAEAARPALGRPARRAVKRLKAVQGVLGDHQDSVVAREALRALAVQAHAAGESSFTWGLLYGQEEATAAARERELPGVWARASRAEIRAASGG from the coding sequence ATGGCGGACTCGAAGCGCGAGATCGAGCGGAAGTACGAAGCCACCGACGCCACCCGGCTGCCCGACCTGAGCCGGGTGGCCGGGGTCGCGGCCGTCGAGCACCACGGTGTCAGCGAACTCGACGCCGTCTACTACGACACCGAGGACCTCCGGCTCGCCGCCGACAGCCTCACCCTGCGCCGCCGCACCGGGGGCGCCGATGCCGGCTGGCACCTCAAATTCCCGGTCGCCTCCGGCATCCGCGACGAGATCAGGGCCCCGCTCTCCGACACCCTGCCCCCGGACCTGGCCGGCCTCGTCCGCTCCCGGGTCCGCGACACCGCCCTCGTCCCCGTCGTCCGGCTCCGCTCCGCCCGTGACGTCCACCTGCTCAACGGCCCGGACGGCGAACCGCTCGCCGAACTCAGCGTCGACGCGGTCCGGGCCGAACGCCTCCACGGAGGCAGCCGCAGCACCGCCTGGACCGAGATCGAGGTCGAACTCGCCGACGACGGCGACCCCGCCCTCCTCGACGTCGTCGAACGGCGACTGCGCAAGGCCGGGATACGGCCCTCCGCAGCCCCCTCCAAACTGTCCCGCGCCCTGGCCGAGACCTCCCCGAAGAGGAAACGGCAACGGGAACACGCCGCGCCCCCGCACACCGCGGGCGACCACGTCCTCGCCTACGTACGCCACCAGATCACCGCGATCGTCGCCCTCGACCCGGCCGTGCGCCGGGGCCTGCCCGACTCCGTGCACCGGATGCGGGTCGCCACCCGCAGGCTCCGCAGCGCGCTCCGCACCTACCGCAAGGTCCTCGACCGGACGGTCACCGACCCCGTCGGCGAGGAGCTGAAATGGCTCGCGGCGGAACTCGGCGTCGACCGCGACCAGGAGGTCCTCGACGCCCGCCTGCGCACCCGGCTCGACGGCCTGCCCCGCACCCTGGTCCTCGGCCCGGTCCGCGCCCGGCTGCGGATCTGGTCCACGGCCCGCCGCAGCGGCTCCCGCCGCCGTACCGTCGCGGTACTCGACGGCGCCCGCTACCTCACGCTCCTGCACACCCTGGACGCGCTCCTCGCCGACCCGCCCCTGCTGCCCGCCTCCGCCGACCCGCCCGGCAAGGCGCTCGCCCGCGCCGCGCACAAGGACCACAAACGCCTCGCCACCCGGCTCGCCCACGCCCTGGAACACCCGCCGGGCCCGGACCGCGACGCCGCCCTGCACGACGCCCGCAAGGCGGCGAAACGCGCACGCTACGCGGCGGAGGCGGCCCGCCCCGCCCTCGGCAGACCGGCCCGCAGAGCCGTCAAGCGGCTCAAGGCCGTCCAGGGCGTCCTCGGCGACCACCAGGACAGCGTGGTCGCCCGTGAGGCCCTGCGCGCCCTCGCCGTCCAGGCCCATGCGGCGGGGGAGTCCTCGTTCACCTGGGGACTGCTGTACGGGCAGGAGGAGGCGACGGCCGCGGCACGCGAGCGGGAACTGCCCGGGGTGTGGGCGCGCGCTTCCCGTGCGGAAATCCGGGCGGCGTCCGGAGGCTGA